The nucleotide window TACATCCTGAACCGGATAAAAAAATATCGACTCGACCTTAGGTGGCGAACCAGCAACATCATATTTATCAACTAACTGTCTAGCCGATACTCCATCGATGTTTTTCACGTCGAGGACTAAAGACACGGGATACTCTGTATCTCCCGTTTCCAAAACCGACAATTCCGCATTTTCGACGACAGTTGTTTTATAGGGACCATTTATTACCACCCCTCGCAGATAGAGGCTATCATCCTGAGCCACGGCGACCCTACAGAACATAAATACCAACAATACAAAACAAAATTTACGCATCGTCTTTTTTGCCTCTCCTCGTTGTAAAAAACCAATTTTTGCTAGGCCTTATGGCCTCAAATGACGCCTTGATATCAGATAACTTAGGATCACTTCTCAGGTTAGACCTAGGTACACATGCAGAAAATTTAACCGTGGTACCTTTCACACCCTTCAACCCATAGAAACAGTCGAACCACAGGCCTGTTTTGTCTAACGAAAATTTGTTCTTGGCAGCAGCGATGTCTCCATCAGAGTTCCAAAGCATAAAAGGAGACATTGTTACTCGGACGGCAGCAGAACCCGATGCCGAGGAATGAACAAGATCTACCGAGCCCGCCTCAGACTCTTGATGTAATGCATCGTCAACGGCATAGCTGTATATATACTTACCATGGCTATCAAAACGGCCCGACGCACTCAAACTCTTCTCAAACTCAACCGGCTCCACAATGAAAACGTTCTCCTCAGTCAGTATATCTGGATTTAAACTAACGTTCGAAACCAAGTCCCCATAGCAAACCCCATTCTCAGCTCTCACGTTCAATTTAAAACCAGGAATCTCTGGAATTACAACTCCATACATATCCAGATACTTGGACTGAGCCACCGACGAAAGCGTAATGAAAGACAAGCCACCAAGCAACATGAACAACATGAACAACATGAACAACATGAACAACACTTTCATTATAACGATCTCTTACGAGAAAACGGGGACAACGGGAACAGACGACGTTTTCAGATCATTATTGAAACGTGGTCTGCCCACATTTCATTTTCCCACCCCCACAAACAAAATCACTTATTAAGCTTAGCAATACAATCCTTATATAGTTCCGCGTATTTTTTATCATACTTCAACTCAACAGGCTCATCCAAATCTGCCGATGCATTAAATAGCGCCTCATCTTGAACATAATACTTAACCCACCCAACAACACCCTCGCCAGAAGTTTTATAGAACAACTGAGCCAGTATGCGCTCACCATTATCATCATCAATCAACAGATTAATTTTTTCTTTCTTTGCATAACGAAATGGAAAGTCACTACTCCTAACCATCTCGGTCAGGTAGCCATAGCAGCCTTCACCCTCAGAGCGAGCATCAGCACCGTCTTGACCATCTGCGAAAACCAATCCTGTAATTAAAAAAAGTGCTGCCCCAATGCATGCTTTGAAGGCAATACTAGGAACAAAATTAAAATCTTCATTTACTCTCCTTTCTCCTAAAAAAGGACTGATTTATTTATCGAAAGCTAAAGGCACCTCATAAATAAATCAGTCTCCTTTTCGCTTCAGATTTATTTGCTCACAGCTAGTGTTGCCAAACAAAAAGGCAAACGGGGACAGACCAATTTTTTCAGATCATTATTAAAACGTGGTCTGTCCCCATTTTCACCTCAAACAAATCCACCCCTTCCTTAAAACTATTTACGTGAGGGTTTCGTGACGCATAAAGTCGGCACATTACCTTTATAGTACATGCTACGCAGAATTTTCTTTTCCTTATTCACCTTAAGATTGAGAAACTCGTCACCGCAAGCAGGCTTCAACTCTTTAAAGGACGAATTTTTCGGAGCATAAACAAAAATTCGATGAATAGAATACGTACCCATTCCATCATCGATATACCAAACTGAAAAATCCTGAAAGCCGTCAAAGTTATAATCTCCCACCTCAACATGCATAACTTTTTCTGTCTGAAACGATATCACATCCTTGGAACCATTCTTTGCTTGCACCGTAACAGTTAAGTCTGTCTTGTCAGGCACAAGCGTTACCGCCACTCCTTTCTCTGGTCCAAACTGTATAGACTCAGCAAACGCCATAGCACTCCAAAACGCAAAAACAAGTACCGCACAAAAATTTTTGCTTTTCATGCACATCACTCCGCGGGTAAAAAATTTGCTCAAACAGTATCTTTATCTGTAGCCTTAATACTTATTTGCAAAAAAAGCGACCACAAAATGGGACGGATTTATTTATCGATGGATACCTATCTAATAAATCCAACCCGCCCCTTAGGCGCACTACTTAACGGAACCGCAAACACCATCAGTAAGATCGGGCTGAATATCCTTTTTTCCATTTGCGCGCCAAGTAGCTAGCGATTTACTTTCGCAGAACTTTCTCTTCCCCGAGTCAAAATAAAATGCAACCAAGTCGTTAACACCGGTACCTAAATCTAAAGAGAACACATTAACTTTATAGTAAACGTCCGGCACGGCCGATTTCCTAGACCCATCGATTTCAGCTGCACCTTCAAACTCACACGGAGCGCCATCGTACGCTCCATATACTTCATCATTAGAATATGTGAAAATCGAACAATTTTTTATCTTGTCTTCAAATATAACAGCACTTACATAGACACCATTAAATCCAACTGTGCCGCCAGACAGGAAATGCACATCTTTAAGCTGCATTTCATTTTCCTTCGCAATTTGCAACCATACAACTTCAGGAAGCATTATAGCCTCTGGAATATCGCCAACACTCCCACCAAACGCAGCAACTGTACTAAAAATATACGAAACTAAAAATGCAATGAGATTTTTCATGACAGGCAACTCAAGAAAACGAAAAAAAACGGGGACGAAACACGTTTTTCAGATCTTTTTTATTGAACCGTGGTCTGTCCTCATTTCATGCAAGCCGGATCCACCTGCGGCATCACTGCCGAGGGTTTGTGCAGTTTACGAACAACAAACAGGACAGATCCATTTAAGCTCCCAATCAAGATCAAACTCGCCGAGAGCAACAAGTAAATCCGTCCCCCTTTGCTTTCCTTTGCTTTTAATATTACTCACCAGGCCCATAGCCACACTGCCCGTCGCTTAAATCCGGCGTATATTTCTTATCACTGTTCTGATACCAATCAGACAAAAAACGACTGAGGCAATATGTGGTTTTTTGCTCATCAAAATACAAAGCGATCATTTCATCCACCATTGCGCCGCGATTAGGAAGGTATAACTCAATCTTATACAAAACATCAGGCATGGAGGTATTTCTTGACTCATTTATCTCAGCCGCACCTTTGAACTCACAGGGAACTCCATCGAATAGCGAAAACAAAGTGTCATTAGAATATTTATATACCGAGCAAATTTTCTCGTCGCTTTTTGGAGAGATGAAAACCAAATACTCACTCCCCCAGTTCAAGGCACCCCCGCTTTCAACTTTTATTTTCTCGACGACCGAGTTATTTCTTTCCGATATAGCGCTCAGCACCACACTCGGAAGCTCAGTAACTATTGCAAGTTTTTCACCGGCATTGGCATAACCACTACCTGCAAAACTCAACAACACAAAAAGCAATATATTTTTCACGATGGCTTACTCATTGAATAGTTCATTATTACGGTCTGTCGCGGAGTTATAAAAGTTTCCGAGACTGTAGCTTCAAGCGAATCGCTCTAGAGAAAACGGGGACAGACCACGTTTTTCAGATCATTATTTTATTGAAACGTGGTCTGTCCCCATTTCACGTTCGGTGCGCCGTAGGGGCGATTTTTGAATGTTTGCAGGATGCGTATCTGCCCAGACATCTACGGCTATTGTCAGTATGAGAAGGCGCATCTAGTGTGTCCATGTTCAGGTCTACGTGCGCCAATGCTGCAAATTTTAGTGGCGTAGGGTTGGTGAGGCGGCAGATTTATCCAAGTCTCCCTTACGGAAAAATCTGCTCTATTTGCGCCCCCGGTTTCTGCTTTTACTTGCCAATCAGGCTGTCCATGCCCGGTTGCAGGCGGAAGCTTTTCAGGATGTTGAGGAAGTCTTCCTTGCTCTGCTCAAAGGACCTGACTTGTGTTGAAGCGTAATTCTCGGCTTTCAACACCATGCTCGGCTCCCAGCCTTTATTGGCCGTGCCTGCAGTCATGACGAAGCGTTCTGTGGAGGCGGTTTCGTCGCCTTGGGGATCAGTAGGTTTGTAATACTTGCCGCCCATGATTCCTGTGCGCGAACCGATCTGCACCTTCGAAGGACCGAAAGTTTGAATGACGCCGGCGCTTGGGAACGGGTTGCCCATAATCGGCGTGGTCAATATCGGTAGCAAATCAAACGCTTTGCCGATGTCATCGCTCAAACTCAGGCTGTACAGCAAGTTCGGGTTGTCGGTGGGATGCCAAGCCATGGTAATCGAGTAGTGGGCTTTGCCATCATCGGCGATGAAGCCGAAGGGCAGGCAGAAACCGGGCTCTTTGGGTATTTCAAATTCTGCACGCGTGCGGAACCGCGCAAGCAGGTCACGGGCGGCGGGAAGCAGTTTTTCGAACGAACTTCTGTGTTCGGAATAGTCGCTTTGTTGGCCGAATGCGAAGCGATAGATTCGGTCGTCACGCCACAAGAGCACGATGAGTTTGTCGGGATAGCGAGCGCCGTAGGCGTCTGGCATGCCGAAGTCGAAGGCGGACTGTTCGGCGTAGAGTTCATCTGTGGGGTAGGTGTCGAATTCTTTTTTGTAGGCTTCCAGTTCAATTTCAAAATGTTCGTAGGGACGGTTTTCTCTTTTAAATTGACTTATAAAGTCCGCCAGCACAACGAGTTCGGTGCTTACTTTTCTGATTCTGGTTAATGTTTTGCGTAGTTCGGATTGTTGTTTTTGCAGTGATTTATATTCTGCGGGGTCCGAACGCCACAAGTCTCCTGTCATTATTTTGTCGAGTTTGTCGATTTTGTTTTTTACTACTCGCTCTTTTGCCACTGTTATGTCCGGGCGATGGCTGCCAACCAAGTCATTAAAGGTTTCTATTTTGGTTTTAGGTGATACCTCTATAGTAACTAGCCCGTACGCATCATTTGTTGGATCACTGCCGTAACTAAGCTGCTTATCCGCCAAGCTTATATCCGGTGAGTAGGTGGTGAAATCGGTGCCATCAGTATAAGTCCATTGATCATTAAGCAAGTGCCACTTTATTTCTGGTTTTATGTCGAATACCGAACGCCCCAAGCACTCTGTTCTTGATTGTTGTGTGGCGGTGTTGGTTTCTGCTTGTGCAACTTGAGCTAAGAGAAAGCAACAAATGATCAGAGTGTGGATTGATTTAAAAGGGTGCATTAGGAGTTCTCCGTGACTTGATCGTTGGTTAAAGCTGCGATAGCTTTGTAATCATCGTCCTGCTTGTTGGGTTGAAAAAAACGGGGACAGACTAGGTTTTTCAGATCATTATTGAAACGTGGTCTGTCCCCATTTTCACCCAAATCTGTCTCCTTTTATTCGGCAGCATGCTAATTTCGATCTTTAGCGCGATATGCAATAATCCTTATTTTTTACCGATGCAGGTATACGTGAAGATTTACCAAGCGCATTCATCTTATTGACATAATTTTTGTAAAGCGGACAAGCATCGCCCTTCATACCTAAACCCCAATAAGCATCTGCCAGATTCAGTGTAGCAACCACTCTTTCAGGGTACTTTTGGTGAATTTTCTTCAAAAGCATTGCTGCCAAAGCGGTCTCTTTATTACGGTATAGATAATAAGCATAATCATTGATCGCTCCAACATTGTCATCTTCAACGATTAATGTCATTTCATATACCAAATCTTTCGGAATACTTATTCTCTCCCCACCTGTACCGGGCCGAAAAAACAGCGCCCCTTTCTCCCCTTCGGGCAACTTCTTCATTACATACTTGAAGTCTTTCTTAATTTCTGCAACCTTATTATCTTCACTCATATTTTTGACAACCGGCCCATTGCCAACAAACTGAGAAAACTTTACGCAACACTCAATGCGACGAACATCAAATACACGAGGAAATCTATCCTCGCTTGGCACACTCTCGCCGCCAATAGAATATTTTTCATCCCGATCCGGCTCCTCCCAACCCGACACTTTGTATAGCACAAAATCATTAAGATTCAGATCCCATCTGAAATCGTATTTCGTCATTAGGGTATTGCGAGGGTAATAGTCAATCAGCAGTGAAAAATCACCTGGCATATACCCACTAGAAAGCCCACCATCGCCGAGCTCAAAACTACCTTTTATTTTTTTATCACTACCACCAATGCCGATCGTAATATTTGAAAAAGTCTCGTCTTCATCGGAAGAAGACACAGAATATTGATCACATATCCCATCGACATTCAGATCGACTTCACACTGGGTGGCTGCCTGCACGGCGCCAAACACGGAAAAAAGAATAAAAACAAACAAAACCTTCATCAAAGCGACCCTCCAAGAGCAACTATTCGAGCTTCAGCGTGCTGTTTTGCGACAGAAGCGGTGCGGCTTGATGCGTAGTATTGCCACTCACAGACGAGTCTGAATTATATAGCTCAACAAAACACTTATTCCCTATTATCGCTTGATTTCGGTCTGCAGCTTTCCCACTAGTACCTCCTCCTGGATCGCTCCATAGCCCCCAAGCAAATGAAAACTTCGCATTTTTATATGCTCTGCTGTCAGCCAACTCATAGATGCCAAACCTATTAAGGTTGGCGCACCCTTGTACTTCTAATGTTTTAAGTGAAAAAACGGGAACAGACCACGTTTTTCAGATCATTATTAAAACGTGGTCTGTCCCCATTTTCACCAAACTTAGGAAAGTTCCAGTGTCCCCCCGCGACATGCCATTCAATGTCGCCCGACACTTCGAATTGCGTACGTCCGAGGCACTCGGTGCGCCATAGGTGCGATTTTTGAATATTTGCAGGATGTGTATCTACACAGACATCTACGGCTATTGTCAGTGTGAGTGGCAGGATGAGAAGGCGCATCTAGTGTGTCCATGTTTAGATTTACGTGCGCCAATGCTGCAAATTTTAGTGGCGTAGGGTTGGTGAGGCGGCAGATTTATCCAAGTCTCCCTTACGGAAAAATCTGCTCTATTTGCGCCCCCGGTTTCTGCTTTTACTTGCCAGTCAGGCTGTCCATACCCGGTTGCAGGCGGAAGCTTTTCAGGATGTTGAGGAAGTCTTCCTTGCTCTGTTCAAAGGACCTGACTTGTGTTGAAGCGTAATTCTCGGCTTTCAACACCATGCTCGGCTCCCAGCCTTTATTGGCCGCGCCTGCAGTCATGACGAAGCGCTCTGTGGAAGCGGTTTCGTCGCCTTGTGGATCAGTGGGTTTGTAATACTTGCCCCCCATGATTCCTTCGCGCGAACCGATCTGCACCTTTGAAGGACCGAAGGTTTGAATGACGCCGGCGCTTGGGAACGGGTTGCCCATGATTGGCGTGGTCAATATGGGTAGTAAATCAAAAGCCTTGCCGATGTCATCGCTCAAACTCAGGCTGTACAGCAAGTTCGGGTTGTCGGTGGGATGCCAAGCCATGGTAATCGAGTAGTGTGCTTTGCCATCATCTGCGATGAAGCCGAAGGGCAGGCAGAAACCGGGCTCTTTGGGTATTTCAAATTCTGCACGCGTGCGGAACCGCGCAAGCAGGTCACGGGCGGCGGGAAGCAGTTTTTCGAACGAACTTCCGTGTCTGGAATAGGCGCTTTGCTGGCCGAAAGCAAAACGATAGACGCGCTCGTCACGCCATAGCAGGACGATGAGCTTGTGGGGGTGACGAGCGCCGTAGGCGTCTGGCATGCCGAAGTCGAAAGAGGACTGTTCGGCATAGAGTTCGTCTGTGGGGTAGCTGTCGAATTCTTTTTGGTAGGCTTCAAGTTCAAGTTCGAGTTTTTCAGTCGGTTTTTTTTGCTCTTTAAATTGGGCGATTAAGGGTGGCAACCAAACACGCTCTATGGTTGCTCTACCCAATTTGTCCAATTTCTCCCTAAGCTCGTCTATTTCATCCTCTAAGGATTTGTATTGATCAGGATCCGAGCGCGATAAGTCGCCGGTCATGGCCACTGAAATTTCTTCTATTTTATTTTTTATAACTCGTTCTTTTGCCTCGACCACACTTGGACTATGTCTGTTGACTAATTTTTTAAATGTTTCGAAAGTCGTCTTTGGACTGACATCTATAGTGACGAGGCTGTAAGCATCATTTGTTGGGTCGCTGCCGTAATTGAGTTCTTTATCCTCCAGTCTTATGTCCGGAGAGTAGGTGGCAAAATCGAGGCGGTCGGTATAGTCCCACTGGTCGTTCAGTAAGTGCCATGTAGTATCTTGATTGATGTCAAATAGCGAGCGCCCTAAGCATTCTGTGTTGGTTCTTGTTGTGATGTTGGCGTTTTCTGCTTGTGCAGTTTGGGTTAAAAGAAAACAGCAGCTGAATAAAATGTAGATTGGTTTAATAGGGCGCATTATGAGTTTTCCGTGACTCGATTATTGTTTAAAGCTGCGACAGCTTTATAGTCACCGTCCTGTTTGTTGGGTTGTATTTGAGCAAGGATGGTCTTGCTGAAACCGGAGTCATTATTTTCATTTTTTGTCCAGTTAACAGGAAGTGCTGTTATAAATCCGAGGATTTCTCTTGGCATTCCGTTGGGCTTGTATTTTTTCCAGAATTCAGTTTCGAATGGCATTGGCTTTTCTTTTTTACCCGTCGACACGCCTGTATCTGTTTTTAGATCTTTTTTCCAAGTCGGCCAGATTGATATGTCGTCACCAGGGATAAATGAAAAGGCTTCTCTGTATGCATCAGAGTTTTTTTGCGCTTGTTTCTGAATCGCCTTCCAGGTTTCCGGGGACGCAGGCTCATCGATCAAACTGCCCAGCAGCGTAGCGGGCCGGACTTTGACGCTTTTATCGGTGGCGTCAAGCGCAAACAGCTTGCGCCACAGCTTGCTTCGTAACGCCTTGATCTCAGGACAGACAGGGTGTTGCTTTTTTCCATTCACTGGAGCCGGGGTCGAAACAGTCCCCGATACGATGACAGCCAACTCGGAGTCTCGATCACCCAACTGGCTGCGATCATTGATGTTTGCGCTGCCGAGTATCGCCACACGATCATCTGCAATAAGCAATTTACTGTGGACGTAAATCTGTTCCGTAACTGGCTGGTCGAGCAGTTCCCATGACCGAAGATTCAAGAGAGTCAGGTATTTCGACCATTTCATTTTTTCATAAACCTTGAGCTTGTCGGTTCCGTCTCCAGCGAACTCTATACCGGCCTTCGCGACCGCTTCCGATCTGCCTCTATCCATCTGCTCCTTCATCGCCATCGCCCGTTGCACTCGTTTTATCAGGCTCTGCTCGCCCAACGAAATGCTTTGCATCGTCAGGTGAACCTGAGTCATCAGGTTGATCGCGTTGAGCGGCCCTTCGGGGTGCACGGGCAGGACCATGTAGACATGGAAGTTCTCGCCCATTTCGATCGCGCGTTCAATTCGGTCGGCCAACGCTTCGCACAGCGGGTTTATCAAAGCTGCTTGTGGTGTTTGCAGGAGATTCAGGCTCTCGACGGTCCCCTGATTGCTCAAAACTTGCACGATGCCTTGAGTCAATGCTTCGGCTTCTTTGTTTCGTATCATCTCTGCCAGTGCGAAATAATTGATCTTGTGCAATTTTTTCGGGTCTTTGTCGACTTCATCCAGGCGCAGTCGCGTTTTATAAGTTTCAAAGTCCGGCAGCCCGGAGATGTTCATCAAGCTTTGCGTTGGCCCTTTGACCAGGTCGATCGAGGGCTTTGTGTCCTCGCCATACGCACTCTGAAAAAACTGATTCTCAATGTAAATGAAATGCTGGGCCCCCGAGATCGCTTGCAGCATGGCTTGCATGCAGTTTGCCTGAACGCCTGCCGGGGCTGAGGCTGGGGCCTTGGCGCCTGACTTGCTGGCGCCTTGGCGTTCTTCGGTTTGCATGCGCAGCGGAGCGCTTCGCAGTACTTGCATGCTCATTTTGCCCTTTGGGGCGACACGTTCGGGTTGTGCGAGGTAGTGCGGTTTGAACGGGACGGGCTCAAGGTTTTTGTCAGCGAACTTCAGCAGGCCGGTCAGCACGCTCGGCATCTTCTGCACTTTGCCGTCGAAGCGCGCCTGCAGACTGTTCCAGCGATCGATGAAGTTGCGCGACAGGTCATAAACCGAGCTGCCTTCCAGGCGCATGTGCACGTCATGCCAAGGCATGCGCGGTTGTTTGATGCTGTCGAGCATCATGCCGCCGGGTGGCAGCAGGCGAGTCGCGGGGTCGGCCAGATACGAATAGGGCTGGCCCGTTTGAGCATCGCTCAATCGGTCGAGAACCGAGTGCAGGTAGAGGACAAAAGGTGTGGAGATCTGTTCGAATTCCGTCATCGCCTTGGCGGTGATGATTGGCGAAGGCGTGTTGTTGATCCAGGCGTAGAAGGCGCCCAAACCTGTTTGTTGAATCCACAGGCTGGTGAGTTCGCTGCCCTCGTTCAACAGCTTCTCGCTGATTTGACCGCCGGACTTTATGACCTGGCCAGCCCAGGCCGACAAGTCTTGGTGAAGCTTGTCCGCCTGTGGGGCAGCGCGCTCTACCCAGGTCTGCACTTCACCCTTGAGGCGGGTGACCTGAGTTTGCAACTTGGCGCGACCCGGCTGAGTGACCGCGGTCACCGCAGGGATTTTCTGTTGCGCGCGCACCAGCCAGTTCTCGACGCGCTGCTGAATGGCCGAGGCTTGATCCGGTTTATTCAGCGCCACACCGATGGCCTCGCTGATGGATTTGGCTTCCTGGCGCAGTTCGGTCAGGGCACTGTCGGTTTTTTGCAGCGTCTGGACTTCATGATCAATGGTGCCGACGGCGCCATCGAGCGAGGTTTTCCATTGGCGCAAACTTTTCTTCCAGCCTTCCAGATTGTCCCCGGTCAACTGTTGCTGGATGAACTCGGCAATATAGATCACCCCGCCGGTGGAGTAGGCCGCTCCCGCGCCCAGCAAGCGCAAGCCGTCCTTGCCTTTGTCGGCGAACCACTCGCCGGCGCCTTTCTTGGCCTCGCGGAGCGCATTGAACATCTTGTTGTCACTGCCCCACGCCCACGCGCGCTGAGCCTTGCTGAGCGCGTCGCCTTCCATCAACGCGGCGCCGATCAACTCGACGGTGGTCATGTACGGGTATTGCTTGTGGGCTTCGATTTCCTTGATCGGCGGGATGCACGGGTTGTAAAACTCGTTGGCGGTTCGGCCTTCGGCGGCCAGCCGAAAGTTGTTGTCATCGCGGCGCCCGTAGGCGAGGTCGATGCCGCCGACGTAGGCGATTTCGTTGTCGATCACCACCATCTTCTGGTGATGGGAAAAGAACAGACCGAGGGTGCCCATGTCGCTTTGCTGGATCGCCGGCAGGCACCAGACCTTTTTCTTCGCGAGACCGGCATTCAGAACAAACGCGGCCACCATGGTTTCCAGATCACCGGTATCAACGGCGGCCTTCGGCGACAACCAGGGCATGAGGTAGATGTCCGGTGCCGCGCCTTTGTGCAACGCATGATGCAAGCAGTCCCACAGCCGGGTTTCGCCCTCCAGCCGCACTTCATAGTTGATCTGCCAACCGGAAATGAAGATGGACTTCTTGGCGTTTTTTATCGCATTGGCGACATCTTTGAAGTAGTCGCTGCCGGTGGTGAAAAACTTCACTTCGTTGCCCGGGCGCTCAGGCGAAAAGGCTTCGCCGTATTTGGCATTGCCTTTGATGAACCAGCCGGGAGCGGAAGTAGCGGTGTAGGCATCGCCGTCTTTTGAGTTGAGCTGGTTCAGTTGCTTGGGCTGAACGCCGTTCAAGTTGCTCATGCCTTAAATCCCTTTAATTTGTCGAATAGTGCAATGCCGTCGGTCAGTGACAAGTTTTCGAAGGCGCTGAGTTTGTCTGTGCCGGCTTGTTCGTGATGGGCGTTGGTATGGGGCTCGCTGCTGAAGTCCATACTTGCCAGTGCCAGCAGCTCACGCTGTTCTTCAGACCAGCCGGTGTCGGTATGTGCCTTGAGCGCAACGCACTGGCCCGGATACACCAGCCAGAACATCTCCGGATCCTGTGGATATTCGAGAGAAAGCTTTTTCTGAACGGCATCGGTAAGGGTGACTTTGCCTTCGTCATCGGTTTCGCCTTTGGCAATGACGTCGCTTTCCGGCACGCGGCCGATTTTCTTCCAGCTCGGCTCGCTCATTTTGATGATG belongs to Pseudomonas sp. B21-015 and includes:
- a CDS encoding T6SS immunity protein Tli4 family protein, producing the protein MRPIKPIYILFSCCFLLTQTAQAENANITTRTNTECLGRSLFDINQDTTWHLLNDQWDYTDRLDFATYSPDIRLEDKELNYGSDPTNDAYSLVTIDVSPKTTFETFKKLVNRHSPSVVEAKERVIKNKIEEISVAMTGDLSRSDPDQYKSLEDEIDELREKLDKLGRATIERVWLPPLIAQFKEQKKPTEKLELELEAYQKEFDSYPTDELYAEQSSFDFGMPDAYGARHPHKLIVLLWRDERVYRFAFGQQSAYSRHGSSFEKLLPAARDLLARFRTRAEFEIPKEPGFCLPFGFIADDGKAHYSITMAWHPTDNPNLLYSLSLSDDIGKAFDLLPILTTPIMGNPFPSAGVIQTFGPSKVQIGSREGIMGGKYYKPTDPQGDETASTERFVMTAGAANKGWEPSMVLKAENYASTQVRSFEQSKEDFLNILKSFRLQPGMDSLTGK
- a CDS encoding XAC2610-related protein produces the protein MKSKNFCAVLVFAFWSAMAFAESIQFGPEKGVAVTLVPDKTDLTVTVQAKNGSKDVISFQTEKVMHVEVGDYNFDGFQDFSVWYIDDGMGTYSIHRIFVYAPKNSSFKELKPACGDEFLNLKVNKEKKILRSMYYKGNVPTLCVTKPSRK
- a CDS encoding T6SS immunity protein Tli4 family protein, with the translated sequence MHPFKSIHTLIICCFLLAQVAQAETNTATQQSRTECLGRSVFDIKPEIKWHLLNDQWTYTDGTDFTTYSPDISLADKQLSYGSDPTNDAYGLVTIEVSPKTKIETFNDLVGSHRPDITVAKERVVKNKIDKLDKIMTGDLWRSDPAEYKSLQKQQSELRKTLTRIRKVSTELVVLADFISQFKRENRPYEHFEIELEAYKKEFDTYPTDELYAEQSAFDFGMPDAYGARYPDKLIVLLWRDDRIYRFAFGQQSDYSEHRSSFEKLLPAARDLLARFRTRAEFEIPKEPGFCLPFGFIADDGKAHYSITMAWHPTDNPNLLYSLSLSDDIGKAFDLLPILTTPIMGNPFPSAGVIQTFGPSKVQIGSRTGIMGGKYYKPTDPQGDETASTERFVMTAGTANKGWEPSMVLKAENYASTQVRSFEQSKEDFLNILKSFRLQPGMDSLIGK
- a CDS encoding tetratricopeptide repeat protein — protein: MKVLFVFILFSVFGAVQAATQCEVDLNVDGICDQYSVSSSDEDETFSNITIGIGGSDKKIKGSFELGDGGLSSGYMPGDFSLLIDYYPRNTLMTKYDFRWDLNLNDFVLYKVSGWEEPDRDEKYSIGGESVPSEDRFPRVFDVRRIECCVKFSQFVGNGPVVKNMSEDNKVAEIKKDFKYVMKKLPEGEKGALFFRPGTGGERISIPKDLVYEMTLIVEDDNVGAINDYAYYLYRNKETALAAMLLKKIHQKYPERVVATLNLADAYWGLGMKGDACPLYKNYVNKMNALGKSSRIPASVKNKDYCISR